One Streptomyces drozdowiczii DNA segment encodes these proteins:
- a CDS encoding DUF4396 domain-containing protein, producing the protein MDHVHHGGHATWRMAAQATLHCLTGCAIGEILGMVIGTAAGLHNGATVALSIALAFVFGYALTMRGVLKADVPLRQALKVALAADTLSIAVMELIDNTVMVTIPGAMDAGLSDVLFWGALAGSLALAFVITTPVNRWMIGRGKGHAVVHAYH; encoded by the coding sequence ATGGATCACGTCCACCACGGCGGTCACGCCACCTGGCGGATGGCGGCGCAGGCGACCCTGCACTGCCTCACCGGCTGCGCGATCGGCGAGATCCTCGGCATGGTGATCGGCACGGCGGCCGGCCTGCACAACGGCGCCACCGTGGCCCTCTCCATCGCCCTGGCCTTCGTCTTCGGTTACGCGCTGACCATGCGCGGCGTCCTGAAGGCGGACGTGCCCCTGCGGCAGGCGCTGAAGGTGGCGCTGGCCGCCGACACGCTGTCGATCGCCGTCATGGAGCTCATCGACAACACCGTCATGGTCACCATCCCCGGCGCCATGGACGCGGGCCTGTCCGACGTCCTCTTCTGGGGCGCGCTCGCCGGCTCGCTGGCCCTCGCCTTCGTCATCACCACACCGGTCAACCGCTGGATGATCGGACGCGGCAAGGGCCATGCCGTGGTGCACGCCTACCACTGA
- the argG gene encoding argininosuccinate synthase codes for MSKVLTSLPTGERVGIAFSGGLDTSVAVAWMRDKGAVPCTYTADIGQYDEPDIASVPGRAKTYGAELARLVDCRAALVEEGLAALTCGAFHIRSGGRAYFNTTPLGRAVTGTLLVRAMLEDDVQIWGDGSTFKGNDIERFYRYGLLANPHLRIYKPWLDAEFVTELGGRKEMSEWLVAHGLPYRDSTEKAYSTDANIWGATHEAKTLEHLNTGVETVEPIMGVRFWDPSVEIETEDVTIGFDQGRPVTINGEKFETAVDLVLKANAIGGRHGLGMSDQIENRIIEAKSRGIYEAPGMALLHAAYERLVNAIHNEDTLAQYHNEGRRLGRLMYEGRWLDPQALMVRESIQRWVGTAVTGEVTLRLRRGEDYSVLDTTGPAFSYHPDKLSMERTEDSAFGPVDRIGQLTMRNLDIADSRAKLEQYAGLGMIGTANPAIGAAQAAATGLIGQLPEGGAEAIASRGEVSDQDEMLDRAAMEAGTD; via the coding sequence ATGTCCAAGGTCCTCACCTCCCTGCCCACCGGCGAACGCGTCGGCATCGCCTTCTCGGGCGGCCTCGACACCTCGGTCGCGGTCGCGTGGATGCGCGACAAGGGTGCCGTCCCGTGCACCTACACCGCCGACATCGGCCAGTACGACGAGCCCGACATCGCCTCGGTCCCGGGCCGCGCCAAGACGTACGGCGCCGAGCTCGCCCGCCTGGTCGACTGCCGCGCCGCACTCGTGGAGGAGGGCCTGGCCGCGCTGACGTGCGGGGCGTTCCACATCCGCTCGGGCGGCCGGGCGTACTTCAACACGACGCCGCTGGGCCGCGCGGTCACCGGCACGCTCCTGGTCCGGGCGATGCTGGAGGACGACGTCCAGATCTGGGGCGACGGCTCCACGTTCAAGGGCAACGACATCGAGCGGTTCTACCGCTACGGCCTGCTGGCCAACCCGCACCTGCGCATCTACAAGCCCTGGCTGGACGCCGAGTTCGTGACGGAGCTCGGCGGCCGCAAGGAGATGTCGGAGTGGCTGGTCGCCCACGGCCTGCCCTACCGGGACAGCACCGAGAAGGCGTACTCCACGGACGCCAACATCTGGGGCGCCACCCACGAGGCCAAGACGCTGGAGCACCTGAACACCGGTGTGGAGACCGTCGAGCCGATCATGGGCGTGCGGTTCTGGGACCCGTCGGTCGAGATCGAGACCGAGGACGTCACGATCGGCTTCGACCAGGGCCGCCCGGTCACGATCAACGGCGAGAAGTTCGAGACCGCCGTCGACCTGGTCCTGAAGGCGAACGCCATCGGCGGCCGCCACGGCCTGGGCATGTCCGACCAGATCGAGAACCGGATCATCGAGGCCAAGAGCCGGGGCATCTACGAGGCCCCCGGCATGGCCCTGCTGCACGCCGCGTACGAGCGCCTGGTCAACGCCATCCACAACGAGGACACCCTCGCCCAGTACCACAACGAGGGCCGCCGCCTCGGCCGGCTGATGTACGAGGGCCGCTGGCTGGACCCGCAGGCGCTGATGGTCCGCGAGTCGATCCAGCGCTGGGTCGGCACGGCCGTCACCGGCGAGGTGACCCTGCGGCTGCGGCGCGGCGAGGACTACTCGGTCCTCGACACCACGGGCCCGGCCTTCAGCTACCACCCGGACAAGCTCTCCATGGAGCGCACCGAGGACTCCGCCTTCGGCCCGGTCGACCGCATCGGCCAGCTCACCATGCGGAACCTGGACATCGCGGACTCCCGCGCCAAGCTGGAGCAGTACGCGGGCCTCGGCATGATCGGCACCGCGAACCCGGCCATCGGCGCGGCCCAGGCCGCCGCCACCGGCCTGATCGGCCAGCTCCCCGAGGGCGGCGCCGAGGCCATCGCCTCGCGCGGCGAGGTCTCGGACCAGGACGAGATGCTGGACCGCGCGGCGATGGAGGCCGGCACGGACTGA
- a CDS encoding DUF6008 family protein, with amino-acid sequence MTGMPGMESTVSTADTLGAVFIIAWAVAMWAAVAVLAVGNRRSVRPWVYKFAVALIGIGVVGQVGHFQEHVAQAAYWIAHPYDPAWMTPWGNSFSRGLGQIDPSKPSLGMEILHLAGNFIFLAGLVGIVQITHRVTGELKSRKWARMGVWMQGIHGLEHIVLTASIALGASRAIGLSTWFGAIEPGPALVTYRVWWHFVANAVGTVILGISVYHLWKEKRAVKASFAPVEEAPAVLPAEDGPARTLEPAGRP; translated from the coding sequence ATGACGGGTATGCCGGGGATGGAGTCCACCGTTTCGACGGCGGACACCCTGGGGGCCGTCTTCATCATCGCCTGGGCCGTCGCGATGTGGGCCGCCGTCGCCGTGCTGGCGGTCGGGAACCGGCGGTCGGTGCGGCCGTGGGTGTACAAGTTCGCCGTGGCGCTCATCGGCATCGGTGTCGTGGGCCAGGTCGGCCACTTCCAGGAGCATGTCGCGCAGGCCGCCTACTGGATCGCGCACCCGTACGACCCGGCGTGGATGACCCCGTGGGGCAACAGCTTCTCCCGGGGCCTCGGGCAGATCGACCCGAGCAAGCCGTCGCTCGGGATGGAGATCCTGCACCTGGCCGGGAACTTCATCTTCCTCGCCGGACTGGTCGGCATCGTGCAGATCACGCACCGGGTCACCGGGGAGCTGAAGTCGCGCAAGTGGGCCCGGATGGGCGTCTGGATGCAGGGCATACACGGCCTGGAGCACATCGTGCTGACCGCCTCCATCGCGCTCGGAGCGAGCCGGGCCATCGGCCTCTCGACCTGGTTCGGCGCCATCGAGCCCGGCCCGGCGCTGGTCACGTACCGCGTCTGGTGGCACTTCGTGGCCAACGCGGTCGGCACGGTCATCCTCGGGATCTCCGTCTACCACCTGTGGAAGGAGAAGCGGGCGGTCAAGGCGAGCTTCGCGCCCGTGGAGGAGGCCCCGGCCGTGCTCCCCGCCGAGGACGGCCCCGCGCGCACCCTCGAACCGGCGGGGCGCCCCTGA
- the coaA gene encoding type I pantothenate kinase, producing the protein MITSPARSPRRAEHAATPYVDLSRAEWSALRDKTPLPLTAEEVERLRGLGDVIDLDEVRDVYLPLSRLLNLYVQATSGLRGALNTFLGDAGNGQGAQRGTPFVIGVAGSVAVGKSTTARILRALLARWPEHPRVELVTTDGFLLPMKELHARGLMSRKGFPESYDRRALTRFVADIKAGKDEVTAPVYSHLIYDIVPGERLTVRRPDILIVEGLNVLQPALPGKDGRTRVGLADYFDFSVYVDAKPEDIETWYLNRFRKLRETAFQDPSSYFRKYTQVSEAEAMEYAATMWRTINRPNLVENVAPTRGRATLVLRKGPDHKVQRLSLRKL; encoded by the coding sequence GTGATCACTTCACCCGCACGGAGCCCCCGCCGCGCCGAGCACGCGGCGACGCCGTACGTCGACCTCTCCCGGGCGGAGTGGAGCGCGCTGCGCGACAAGACGCCGCTGCCGCTGACCGCCGAGGAGGTGGAGCGGCTGCGCGGGCTCGGCGACGTCATCGATCTCGACGAGGTGCGGGACGTCTACCTGCCGCTCTCGCGGCTGCTGAACCTGTACGTGCAGGCCACCTCCGGGCTGCGCGGCGCGCTGAACACCTTCCTCGGCGACGCGGGCAACGGGCAGGGCGCGCAGCGCGGCACCCCGTTCGTCATAGGCGTCGCGGGCAGTGTCGCCGTCGGCAAGTCCACCACCGCGCGCATCCTCCGGGCGCTGCTGGCCCGCTGGCCGGAGCACCCCCGGGTCGAGCTGGTCACCACCGACGGGTTCCTGCTGCCGATGAAGGAGCTCCACGCGCGCGGCCTGATGTCCCGCAAGGGGTTCCCGGAGTCGTACGACCGGCGCGCCCTCACCCGTTTCGTCGCCGACATCAAGGCGGGCAAGGACGAGGTCACCGCCCCGGTCTACTCCCACCTGATCTACGACATCGTCCCCGGCGAACGGCTCACCGTGCGCCGCCCGGACATCCTCATCGTGGAGGGGCTGAACGTCCTCCAGCCCGCCCTGCCCGGCAAGGACGGCCGCACCAGGGTCGGGCTCGCCGACTACTTCGACTTCAGCGTGTACGTGGACGCCAAGCCGGAGGACATCGAGACCTGGTACCTCAACCGCTTCCGGAAGCTGCGCGAGACGGCGTTCCAGGACCCGTCCTCGTACTTCCGCAAGTACACCCAGGTCTCCGAGGCCGAGGCGATGGAGTACGCGGCCACCATGTGGCGCACCATCAACCGGCCGAATCTCGTGGAGAACGTGGCGCCGACCCGCGGACGTGCCACGCTGGTGCTGCGCAAGGGGCCCGACCACAAGGTCCAGCGGCTGTCCCTGCGCAAGCTCTGA
- a CDS encoding DUF389 domain-containing protein produces the protein MLHLRLLVPADRTDEVTDLLERTVGTAHLAVLPGVARDPVGDIVLCDVAREAGDELIAELRRLGLDDFGAITVENMDLTLSARADRAEEAAPGEGSDAVLWEELVEATHDDSTFSATYVAFLAVATMLAACGVMLDNAILIVGAMAVGPEFGPLAGISTALVQRAPRLVGRSLIALIGGFAAAMLLTVGFAWLMDAFGLFDMSMIEGKRPNTAFVWQPDWMSFVVAFLAGIAGTLSLTSAKSGALIGVAISVTTVPAAANAAVAFSYRDYGQMTGSVQQLLANLGGIVLAGTLTLLVQKALWRTTRRHQRAHQRARTKPSAPTR, from the coding sequence GTGCTGCATCTGCGCCTGCTCGTCCCCGCCGACCGCACGGACGAGGTGACGGACCTGTTGGAGCGCACCGTCGGCACCGCGCACCTCGCGGTGCTGCCGGGCGTCGCGCGCGACCCGGTGGGCGACATCGTGCTGTGCGACGTGGCGCGCGAGGCGGGCGACGAGCTGATCGCCGAGCTGCGCCGGCTCGGGCTCGACGACTTCGGCGCGATCACCGTCGAGAACATGGACCTGACGCTCTCCGCGCGCGCCGACCGGGCGGAGGAGGCGGCGCCGGGCGAGGGTTCGGACGCGGTGCTCTGGGAGGAGCTGGTCGAGGCCACGCACGACGACTCGACGTTCAGCGCCACCTATGTCGCGTTCCTCGCGGTGGCGACGATGCTCGCCGCCTGCGGGGTGATGCTGGACAACGCGATCCTGATCGTGGGCGCGATGGCGGTGGGGCCCGAGTTCGGGCCGCTGGCCGGGATCTCGACGGCGCTGGTGCAGCGCGCCCCGCGCCTGGTGGGGCGCTCGCTGATCGCGCTGATCGGGGGGTTCGCGGCGGCGATGCTGCTGACGGTGGGCTTCGCCTGGCTGATGGACGCCTTCGGGCTGTTCGACATGTCGATGATCGAGGGGAAGCGGCCCAACACCGCGTTCGTCTGGCAGCCGGACTGGATGTCGTTCGTCGTGGCGTTCCTGGCCGGGATCGCGGGCACGCTCTCGCTGACCTCGGCGAAGTCCGGCGCGCTCATCGGGGTCGCGATCTCGGTGACCACGGTGCCGGCGGCCGCCAACGCGGCGGTGGCCTTCAGCTACCGGGACTACGGCCAGATGACCGGGTCCGTCCAGCAGCTGCTGGCGAACCTCGGCGGGATCGTGCTCGCGGGCACGCTGACGCTGCTGGTGCAGAAGGCGCTGTGGCGGACGACCCGGCGCCACCAGCGGGCCCACCAGCGCGCCCGTACGAAGCCCTCGGCGCCGACGCGCTGA
- the glmM gene encoding phosphoglucosamine mutase, with translation MGRLFGTDGVRGVANADLTAELALGLSVAAAHVLAEAGTFEGHRPTAVVGRDPRASGEFLEAAVVAGLASAGVDVLRVGVLPTPAVAYLTGALGADIGVMLSASHNAMPDNGVKFFARGGHKLADELEDRIETVYEQHRTGEPWTRPTGAGVGRVTDYVEGFDRYVAHLIGVLPNRLDGLKVVLDEAHGAAARVSPEAFARAGAEVVTIGAEPDGLNINDGCGSTHLALLRAAVVEHGADLGIAHDGDADRCLAVDAAGEEVDGDQILAVLALAMREAGQLRRDTVVGTVMSNLGFKLAMEREGIQLVQTAVGDRYVLESMKAEGYALGGEQSGHVIVLDHATTGDGTLTGLMLAARVAATGRSLAELAGVMERLPQVLVNVPDVDKARVHTSQEVAAAVAEAERELGHTGRVLLRPSGTEPLVRVMVEAADIEQARTVAGQLADVVKSALG, from the coding sequence GTGGGACGACTCTTCGGCACGGACGGCGTGCGCGGTGTCGCCAATGCGGATCTGACGGCCGAGCTCGCGCTCGGCCTCTCGGTGGCCGCGGCACACGTACTGGCCGAGGCGGGCACCTTCGAGGGCCATCGGCCGACGGCCGTGGTCGGCCGTGACCCGCGCGCCTCCGGAGAGTTCCTGGAGGCGGCCGTCGTGGCCGGTCTGGCGAGCGCCGGCGTCGACGTCCTGCGCGTCGGCGTGCTGCCGACCCCGGCCGTGGCCTACCTGACCGGCGCGCTCGGCGCCGACATCGGGGTCATGCTCTCCGCCAGCCACAACGCCATGCCGGACAACGGTGTCAAGTTCTTCGCCCGGGGCGGCCACAAGCTCGCCGACGAGCTGGAGGACCGCATCGAGACGGTCTACGAGCAGCACCGCACCGGTGAGCCGTGGACCCGCCCCACCGGCGCCGGCGTCGGCCGCGTCACGGACTACGTGGAGGGCTTCGACCGGTACGTCGCCCACCTCATCGGCGTCCTCCCGAACCGCCTCGACGGCCTGAAGGTCGTCCTGGACGAGGCGCACGGCGCCGCCGCCCGCGTCTCGCCCGAGGCGTTCGCCCGCGCCGGGGCCGAGGTCGTCACGATCGGCGCCGAGCCGGACGGGCTGAACATCAACGACGGCTGCGGCTCCACCCACCTGGCGCTGCTGCGCGCCGCCGTCGTCGAGCACGGCGCGGACCTGGGCATCGCCCACGACGGCGACGCCGACCGCTGCCTGGCCGTGGACGCGGCGGGCGAGGAGGTCGACGGCGACCAGATCCTCGCCGTGCTGGCCCTCGCCATGCGCGAGGCCGGACAGCTGCGCCGGGACACCGTGGTCGGCACCGTGATGTCGAACCTCGGCTTCAAGCTGGCCATGGAGCGCGAGGGCATCCAGCTCGTCCAGACGGCCGTCGGCGACCGCTACGTGCTGGAGTCCATGAAGGCCGAGGGCTACGCGCTGGGCGGCGAGCAGTCCGGCCACGTCATCGTCCTGGACCACGCCACGACCGGCGACGGCACCCTGACCGGCCTGATGCTCGCGGCCCGGGTCGCCGCGACGGGCCGCTCGCTCGCCGAGCTGGCCGGGGTCATGGAGCGCCTGCCGCAGGTCCTGGTCAACGTCCCGGACGTGGACAAGGCCCGCGTGCACACCTCGCAGGAGGTGGCCGCCGCCGTCGCCGAGGCCGAGCGCGAGCTGGGCCACACCGGCCGCGTGCTGCTGCGCCCCTCGGGTACGGAGCCGCTGGTACGGGTCATGGTCGAGGCGGCGGACATCGAGCAGGCCCGTACGGTGGCGGGGCAGCTGGCGGACGTCGTGAAGTCGGCGCTGGGCTGA
- the rpsI gene encoding 30S ribosomal protein S9, whose protein sequence is MAETTVETVEGTEGEENFAEVTTFESEVPVEGEYTSESLAGRFGDPQPAAGLGRRKNAIARVRIVPGTGKWKINGRTLESYFPNKVHQQEVNEPFKVLELDGRYDVIARIAGGGVSGQAGALRLGVARALNEADVDNNRATLKKAGFLSRDDRAVERKKAGLKKARKAPQYSKR, encoded by the coding sequence GTGGCCGAGACCACTGTTGAGACCGTCGAGGGCACCGAGGGCGAGGAGAACTTCGCCGAGGTGACCACCTTCGAGTCCGAGGTCCCCGTCGAGGGTGAGTACACCTCCGAGTCGCTCGCCGGCCGCTTCGGCGACCCGCAGCCCGCCGCCGGCCTGGGCCGTCGCAAGAACGCCATCGCCCGCGTCCGGATCGTTCCGGGCACCGGCAAGTGGAAGATCAACGGTCGCACCCTCGAGAGCTACTTCCCGAACAAGGTGCACCAGCAGGAAGTCAACGAGCCCTTCAAGGTGCTCGAGCTCGACGGCCGTTACGACGTCATCGCCCGCATCGCGGGTGGCGGCGTCTCGGGTCAGGCCGGCGCCCTGCGCCTGGGTGTGGCCCGCGCGCTGAACGAGGCGGACGTGGACAACAACCGCGCGACCCTGAAGAAGGCCGGCTTCCTCTCCCGCGACGACCGTGCGGTCGAGCGCAAGAAGGCCGGTCTCAAGAAGGCCCGCAAGGCCCCGCAGTACAGCAAGCGCTAA
- the rplM gene encoding 50S ribosomal protein L13 — translation MRTYSPKPGDVTRQWHIIDAQDIVLGRLATTAANLLRGKHKAIYAPHMDMGDFVIIINADKVHLSGNKRTQKMAYRHSGFPGGLRSVRYDDLLANNPEKAVEKAIKGMIPKNSLGRQMISKLKVYAGDQHPHAAQQPVPYEITQVAQ, via the coding sequence GTGCGTACGTACAGCCCCAAGCCCGGCGATGTGACCCGTCAGTGGCACATCATTGACGCGCAGGACATTGTCCTGGGCCGTCTCGCCACCACGGCTGCGAACCTCCTGCGAGGCAAGCACAAGGCGATTTACGCCCCCCACATGGACATGGGCGACTTCGTCATCATCATCAACGCCGACAAGGTTCACCTGTCCGGCAACAAGAGGACCCAGAAGATGGCGTACCGCCACTCCGGGTTCCCGGGTGGTCTGCGCTCCGTGCGCTACGACGACCTCCTCGCGAACAACCCCGAGAAGGCCGTCGAGAAGGCCATCAAGGGCATGATCCCCAAGAACTCCCTGGGCCGCCAGATGATCTCGAAGCTGAAGGTCTACGCGGGTGACCAGCACCCGCACGCTGCGCAGCAGCCGGTTCCGTACGAGATCACCCAGGTCGCGCAGTAG
- a CDS encoding ABC-F family ATP-binding cassette domain-containing protein, with protein MLCMGHLEAGHLEYYLPDGRVLLGDASFRVADGAVVALVGANGAGKTTLLRLLAGELQPHGGSVSVSGGLGVMRQFVGSVRDERTVRDLLVSVAQPRIREAALAVDRAEERILTVDDEAAQMAYAQALSDWAEARGYEAETVWDMCTMAALGVPYEKAQWREVRTLSGGEQKRLVLEALLRGPDEVLLLDEPDNYLDVPGKRWLEERLRETRKTVLFVSHDRELLSRAAQKIVSVEPGPAGSDVWVHGGGFDTYHQARKERFARFEELLRRWEEEHKRLKALVHRLRQQAAISPDMASRYHAMQTRFRKFEEAGPPPEPPREQDIRMRLRGGRTGVRAVTCEGLELTGLMKPFDLEVFYGERVAVLGSNGSGKSHFLRLLAGEPVAHTGEWKLGARVVPGHFAQTHAHPELLGRTLVDILWTEHAKDRGGAMSVLRRYELERQGDQPFEKLSGGQQARFQILLLELTGTTALLLDEPTDNLDLESAEALQDGLEAYEGTVLAVTHDRWFAKSFDRYLVFGSDGVVRETSEPVWDERRVERAR; from the coding sequence ATGCTCTGTATGGGACATCTCGAAGCGGGCCACCTTGAGTACTACCTTCCGGACGGGCGGGTGCTGCTCGGCGATGCCTCGTTCCGGGTGGCCGACGGTGCCGTCGTCGCCCTCGTCGGGGCGAACGGGGCCGGCAAGACCACGCTGCTGCGGCTGCTCGCCGGGGAGCTGCAGCCGCACGGCGGCTCGGTGTCGGTGAGCGGCGGGCTCGGCGTGATGCGCCAGTTCGTCGGCTCGGTCCGCGACGAGCGCACCGTCCGCGACCTGCTGGTCTCCGTGGCGCAGCCCCGTATCCGGGAGGCCGCGCTCGCCGTCGACCGGGCCGAGGAGCGCATCCTCACCGTGGACGACGAGGCCGCGCAGATGGCGTACGCGCAGGCGCTGAGCGACTGGGCGGAGGCGCGCGGCTACGAGGCCGAGACGGTGTGGGACATGTGCACCATGGCCGCGCTCGGCGTCCCGTACGAGAAGGCGCAGTGGCGCGAGGTGCGCACGCTCTCCGGCGGTGAGCAGAAGCGGCTGGTCCTGGAGGCCCTGCTGCGGGGCCCCGACGAGGTGCTGCTCCTGGACGAGCCGGACAACTATCTGGACGTGCCCGGCAAGCGGTGGCTGGAGGAGCGGCTGAGGGAGACCCGCAAGACGGTGCTCTTCGTCTCCCACGACCGGGAGCTGCTGTCCCGCGCCGCACAGAAGATCGTCAGCGTGGAGCCCGGCCCGGCCGGCAGCGACGTCTGGGTGCACGGCGGCGGCTTCGACACGTACCACCAGGCCCGCAAGGAGCGGTTCGCCCGCTTCGAGGAGCTGCTGCGGCGCTGGGAGGAGGAGCACAAGCGGCTGAAGGCCCTCGTGCACCGGCTGCGCCAGCAGGCGGCGATCAGCCCCGACATGGCGAGCCGCTACCACGCGATGCAGACCAGGTTCCGGAAGTTCGAGGAGGCCGGCCCGCCGCCGGAGCCGCCGCGCGAGCAGGACATCCGGATGCGGCTGCGCGGCGGCCGGACCGGGGTGCGCGCGGTGACCTGCGAGGGCCTGGAGCTGACCGGCCTGATGAAACCGTTCGACCTGGAGGTCTTCTACGGGGAACGGGTCGCGGTCCTCGGCTCCAACGGGTCCGGCAAGTCCCACTTCCTGCGGCTGCTCGCGGGCGAGCCCGTGGCGCACACGGGGGAGTGGAAGCTCGGTGCGCGGGTGGTCCCCGGGCACTTCGCGCAGACCCACGCGCACCCGGAGCTGCTGGGCCGCACGCTGGTCGACATCCTGTGGACCGAGCACGCCAAGGACCGGGGCGGGGCGATGTCCGTACTGCGCCGCTACGAGCTGGAGCGGCAGGGGGACCAGCCGTTCGAGAAGCTGTCCGGCGGGCAGCAGGCCCGGTTCCAGATCCTGCTCCTGGAGCTGACCGGCACGACCGCGCTGCTGCTGGACGAGCCGACGGACAACCTGGACCTGGAGTCGGCGGAGGCGTTGCAGGACGGTCTGGAGGCGTACGAGGGCACGGTGCTCGCGGTGACGCACGACCGCTGGTTCGCGAAGAGCTTCGACCGGTACCTGGTCTTCGGCTCGGACGGGGTCGTCCGCGAGACGTCGGAGCCGGTGTGGGACGAGCGGCGGGTCGAGCGGGCGCGGTAG